AAACAGGAGCCTCCAACTTTAGAGAGCAGCGGTCGGCTCTCCTCAGCCCACCTGATGCTCCCCGCGGCTGATGTGAGACGAGAACTCGTAGCGGTCCTGGCTGCGGTGGCCACAGATGTTGCACTCGAAGGGTTGGTGGAAGCCGTGGCAGCCCATGTGGATGGTGAACATGACGTGGTCCAGGAACAGGATGCGACAGTGCCGACAGTGGAAGGTGCGCACAGGCCGGCCGTCCCTGTCTAACACCTGCACAGTCTCCCTGGAGGAAAGGGGTGAGACGGGGCTTCTCTTTGTGATGGTGGGGGGCACAGGACACGCTCTCTCCCACTCTGGGTCCGAGTCTTTGGCCTGGCTGGGGCTTGAGGTGGGATGGCTGCGGGGCAGTGCTGGGGTTTGGTAGTGGAGGTGGTGGTTGTTGGAGGTACTTGTCGGGGCTGTAGCCCTTGTGCTCTGCTCTTCTGCTGTGCTCTCTGTGTCTGTAGAGTCGGGGCAGCCGTTGGGTGAGGTGGTATGGCTATGGGCTGAGCGCTGGTCACCTTCACCTGCCTCCCGTCCGGCCAGGCCAAGAGACACTGCTGCCAGCCCACCTCCACCATGGGCTCTGGAGCCCTGAGGAGTCACGTTGCTTTTGATGGAGCCCATAACTGTGCGTAGCTCCGTCAGGAAGGCAGGATGGAGCTGAGACAGTGCAGGTGGCTCATGGTTCTCCGCCTTACCCATGCCGCCTTGGAGATGTGAACCAACCAGCCTGGCAGAGTCCCCAGCAGGCTGAGAGCTCATGAGGTCCCCGTCCTTCTCAGAACCAGAGGACAATTCATAAGG
This portion of the Plectropomus leopardus isolate mb unplaced genomic scaffold, YSFRI_Pleo_2.0 unplaced_scaffold22621, whole genome shotgun sequence genome encodes:
- the LOC121965982 gene encoding ikaros family zinc finger protein-like, coding for MSSQPAGDSARLVGSHLQGGMGKAENHEPPALSQLHPAFLTELRTVMGSIKSNVTPQGSRAHGGGGLAAVSLGLAGREAGEGDQRSAHSHTTSPNGCPDSTDTESTAEEQSTRATAPTSTSNNHHLHYQTPALPRSHPTSSPSQAKDSDPEWERACPVPPTITKRSPVSPLSSRETVQVLDRDGRPVRTFHCRHCRILFLDHVMFTIHMGCHGFHQPFECNICGHRSQDRYEFSSHISRGEHQVG